One Glycine max cultivar Williams 82 chromosome 8, Glycine_max_v4.0, whole genome shotgun sequence genomic window, acttagatttttgtgttttttttttctaatcaatattttggaacaaaatttagatctaaaggttcagaacaagaatattatgaatgaaaattgatagaacctaaaatcaacacaaaaacaagattcaagagtagatctacaaaatttgaaccatagaaatgcaagaacaagtgtagatctaagatttaatcggtttatttttttttaatctactctaaatagcaccaaaccacaagacaatggaggatatacatggagaataagatgaagaacaaggaattaaagagaattcaccgaacaaaaagatagaggaagcaaaagaacatcacctagatgaagatgctcttgataccacatgatgcaagctccattggagcttgtaggcctaggatcttcttcatcaatggattcctttgcttcttggaagatgaatggcagcggaatggagaaggaagagagagaggagacgccacttcaaggagaagatgagtctagaagaagctcaccaccataggaggccatggataagagcttggaggaagaaggagatgaatgaagggagagggagagaagagcacgaaattttgtgctccaaatgagctttgaaatctgaagtttaatattcaaatgatcaaagttgaaaaaaatgcacacacatgacctctatttatagcctaagtgtcacacaaaattggaggaaaattcaaatttcacttgaatttgaaattgaatttgtggagccaaactttggagccaaaatttcactaattatgattagtgaattttagttatggttcagcccactaatccaagatcaattccaagattctccactaagtgtgcttaggtgtcatgaggcatgaaaagcatgaaggacatgcacaaagtgtgactatatgatgtggcaatggggtgtagtaagcaaatgctcacctccccctctaaaatttaattggattgggcttctaccaattcaattaaatttatttccaaccacacacatcaaatatccacttagtgcatgtgaaattacaaaattacccctaatacaaaaactagtctaggtgccctaaaatacaagggctgaaaaatcctatatttctagggtaccctacctacattatggagccctaaatacaaggcccaaaaataatgaaaccttaatctaatatttacaaagataagcgggctcgtacttagcccatgggcccgaaatctaccctaaggctcataagaaccctagggccttctcttgcatctctggcccaatctacttggagtttttctatccaatgtccttgcggagtaggattgcatcaaagaaGGTTAGCAATAGGGTCATAGGGAGCATCCAGAGAACAGACAAGCATATTGGTCTTGTCTTGGTCCAATGTATACTTATTTTGAGTAATGGCAACACCGAAATGGGACTAGGCAACCTCAATTCCCAATAAATATTTGAGAGGGTCCAGATCTTTGTTTGAAATTGACGGTATAGATGGTTTTTTAGGTGCTGGATGCCAACCTCATCATCGCTAGTGATGACAATATTGTAAACATAGACAACAAATGTAATGGTCTTCAGGagaataaatgaagaaaatagagtGATCAGCCATGCCaattgtagcaaggaagaactCTAATGTCATACCAGGCCTAAGGGGGATGTTTCAAACCATGAAGAGAATAGCACATCTGATAAATGAGGTGACAAGAGAAATAGGAGGGAGATAAATgctcataatttaaaatacaagcATAGAGAGGATTAGGATTGTGAGAGGATCAAATACCTCTACATAACGAGATGGGAAGCCCAAGTGCAGGCTATGTACTTGGACAGTTGATTGGGGCAAGAGATGAATCTAAAGGATTGGATGAAGGAGGAGACACGGGTTTGGGTCAATATTGTTGCTGGTATGTGGTCAAATGAGGTGAAGTGCGAACAACGAATTAATGATTGAAGCTGGTGCAACAAAGGGAATAGGGGAAACAATCTGGGGTGGGAGTTTTGTGGGCAGAGTAGCATTGTTCTCAGCCGAAGGAGAGAAGAAAGGGCTGGTTTCAAACCTTTTGTAGGCGTgagtagcaaaaaaaaaacacatctgAAAGAGAGATAATCATTTAGGTAATTGATTACTGGTCATAGATAATCAAATATTCGAGGTAATCTAACATTAGTTGATGAGTAATCTATTACATAGAGATTACTACAGTTATATAGCCCAAACGGAATCTATTACaaagttttcaattttcaagaaaattttCCAACATAATTTTGATACCAAAGTCAAACATAATAATGTTAGGAAGTCGTACATCGCTGGCCTTAGTTCTCGGGATGCAGTTTATATATCTATTGGGTAACTTCACTTGATGTCAATTGATTTTATGATGAAATTTAACATGGTATCGGAGCCTATAACTCATCTTGATTCTTGCCTATTCTATTAGGCTCTCTAGTTCTTGTAGGCATTTTGGCAAACATCTCTGGTGGTGTGTGTTAGGAAGTTCCACGTTGCTTGCCTCAATTCTTCAACTGGAGCTTATATAATATGTTGTGCAACTTCACTTAATtccaattggttttaagatggAAACTAACAAATCATGCCAAAGCCATCATTAATttaatagatataattaaaatcacttAAGACTTGATAAACCCTAGGACCCTCaatgtttattgataaaaaggtaataaaaattacatccaaatgaaaattctaaccTAGGAGTTGAATCatcaaaatataagaatttgCAAATGTGGATGCGCTCTATGGAGAGTCTTCATCATCTATAGGAACAGCTTGAGTAGCATGATATTTAGTGCTATGGACTTGAATATCTTCTTCACTAACTGTAATATTGATGTAACCTGGTCCTGTTATGATCATAAAggaactaattttttttctatagtaTGTTGCTGAGCTTGAGCCTTAAATTTTTAGAGAAATCCTAACAATTCAATCTGGTGTGTGCGTGTTTTTATTCCAATTTGAGGCAATTTGAAAAGAGAATCAAACAACTTTATGTTGCATTTATGTGCATTGGACTGATATTGGTATTGTAAAGAAAATCTCATCTTTTCTCTTTGTTTACCTTTCGTAGGTTCTTCCCAGATGGGTTGTATACCATGAACTAGTACTCTCAACCAAGGAGTATATGAGACAGGTATTCCTAACTGTTAACCAATTCAAATGTTTCACAACTTCTTTCAATGGATGTTTCAGTAGCTGAAATCGCATACACAAATTGCAGGTGACGGAGTTGAAGCCAGAGTGGTTGGTGGAGATAGCCCCCCACTATTACCAGCTTAAGGATGTTGAAGACTGTAtgatctttctttctctctcttcatcttTATATTGCCATTATATTTTTGCAAGGAGTCAACAACATTTCCCTTTGAGCTTTACAGATAATTGACCTTCCAATATCAGAGAAGGATTTCTTAATGCaagaaaatagaattttagaaCAGATTTATGTAATATGCTAACTTATATCAGATTGGTTCCATGGGCATACAAAATGTCAAGGGAGCATATCTGAATGTAATATGTACTTCCAGTACCACTGGTACTcagtaatataatattatttttgcagagcaaaaaaaaataaagaatcagGTTGTAGATTGCAGCAAACAAAGGTTCTTGTCATTAGTTTGTGAAGTATAATCCCTCATTTTTTAATATGGCCCATTCTAGTTTATAGAATGACATgctgttaatttatttttcggcCGTTTAGTGTAACTATTGTAGTATCTCCATTTTTATTTAacactttataatttattagagaTTAATAGGAGAATATTACAAGAGAATATAATGTTGCTCTTTTCATTTAACTTGTGTAACTTAATGGATAGTTAATTAGATAATTTGTTACATATCCCTTCTTTTATAATTAGACTGCTTGCAAAGATATACCACTGACTGTTGGCAAGAATTATTGTTATGCCATGAGTTAATTCAttgaacatttaaataaattcaaatttaaccTATAAGTGCCAAAAAAGGTAATTGTAATAGTGAGCTAGGGGAGATATTTTGGACAATCAGCGTATAGCATAGTaatcaattttgaatttgttgattgttataacaaaaataatttgttgCTTTATGCCATAAACTTTTATTCTCGTTAGCTATTGAGTTGTTGAATCAAATCTTGTGGCAGCATATTCGAAGAAAATGCCTCGTGGAGCAGGACTTGCATCGTAGGACAGATTGTTGACATCTTTACATATGCTTTGGGAGGAGAAAGTACTTTTATCAAGTCATTTTGGGGGATAAAAAAGTCTCACTCTTAAACATGGGAAAcgtattgtaaatattttttggccCTAATTTATAATATAGCATGCATATTATATCTTGTTGAAATTAGCTTAGACTGTAGTTACCCTCACTTGCTATAGTAGCTCTCCCTTGGTGAGTGGTGATTTCGTTTACACAAATTTTGTCATCTAAGTTTCAATTTCATTGGGAGAcgtattgtaaatattttttcgcCGTAATTTATACTATAGCATGCATATTATATCTTGTTGAAATTAGCTTAGACTGTAGTTACCCTCACTTGCTATAGTAGCTCTCCCTTGGTGAGTGGTGATTTCGTTTACacaaattttttcatataagtTTCTGTTTCATATTTTTGTAACAAGTGCCATCTATAATTCAATTTGTTAGTATTGCTAGTTTAATATTGTACACATTTCTTAAAGGACACTATTTTAACCCAGAAATATTCAGAGGCATGTATTTACTTCTGATGATTGTACAGATTTCATTTGATCTGGCAAATGTCTTTTCAATATTGTTtcctatcattttaattttatttataacgcGTGACTTTCTGTCAATGTTGTActtcagattttatttttcctcactGTTAATGCTCCACTTTATAATGTAGTTTTAAAATCTGATTTAGCTGCATAGATTCATCCTTGACAAGAGGCAGAATGTCTTTACGCACTGAACTATCCGTCATTTAGCTTAGTTCGTTTGGTCTATCAACAAttgaaaaaattttatttttgcttgattacttatttagtccaagaatttagattttttttttagtccctaaaatttaaaaatattttttttttattttctgaattttgacattattttttttacttctaacaataaattgatactttatgatgagttttaatattttgtaacgGACTTTATAgtactttcatttttaaaatataaatttaagtgattcaaataattaaagttaaaaattgtcataaattattaatttattatgttagagacaaaaaaataatttgcaaaaatcataaaaaaaatgattttaaattttaggaattaaaagtAATACACATTTCAAATCTAGAGACTAAAACAACAATTAAGCATTGTTGAAAACCAATTTTGATATTAAagactaatttttatatttatttcaaaacttcttgaaattaatttgacaaaaaaatggaTTGATTTTCTATATTAAATCATAATGGTGATTTATTTTGAAAGTAAAATTGTATTTCAAGTCtccttatttgtttttaatttcgacTTTGGTCTCCTtagttgttttcaatttcaattttagttttactagttgttttgaatttcaattttgcttcccctttaaaattattgacaaatttTATCCTCGTATTTTATCCCATCATGCAATCTTGGCTTCCTAAACTTGAAATCCTAAATCTCAAAAACCCCACCCCCAATCTTAAACCCTCAACTTTAAACCCTCAACCCTAAGCCCAAACCACAAACCCTACACCTTAAACCCCCAACCACAAACCCCAAATCCCAAACCCTAAATCCCCCACCCTTAACCCCAAACCCTAAACCATCAACTCTTAACCCTACACTCCAAATCCCAAACCCTCAACCCTAAACCACAAAACTTAAACCCTAAATCCCAAAACTCAAACCCTAATCCCTCaccccaaaccctaaaacccCAAATCATAAATGGGTGGAAAGGTTTATCATTTTCGCTACCAATTGATCTTGGAACATGATTAAAATGAACATCAATGATAAATccttccacctttttccttatgTTATATAGCTTTTTCTTATATTGAATAAGCCATGGTATTTCTCATCTCTTAGCTTCTTCCTTAATTGATGTCTACTCACATTAAGTAAACTGCCATAAGGGTATTGATCATCCCGTTATAGTAATAATTGGATTTATTGTCTACATGAAATTCTTTATATTCTCATCTAATGATAAGTCATTGACATTATTTGAAATGTAAGATTTCTTAGATAATGATtctaatttatcaaatttatttgctcataaaaaatcaaatttattaatattttaaaattgcatacattagtaataatattaaaggcGTGATACTAATACTAAGTCAAAATTAGATCCAATAGAACATTGTTAACTTTGCATAATGTAGGACAATGGCATAAAAGCAAAAGGATCCGCCCAATAATTTTGACTAGAATGTTTATATGTCTTGTACTAGAGATTGACGTAATAAATTATTCATCCAAACAAAAAGTTAATTAGTTAAGTTGGTATTTCTCTCAAGTTGTTGGGTATATGCTCTCTTCCCTTCCCAAGCAGAGAAAGGTCTAATATTAGAATTTCCTTGTGTATTCTCACTTACCAAGAAGGATCTTTCATAAGATGAAGGATCATTCAAATGAGAATAACAACTCGAGAGAAAggagaaattaaaatatcaaatttgtttacGCACAAGGTAATCTCTTTTAAATTTTGCTAATGGAGACCAGACAACTATCAGAATTTTAACGAGTATTATATTTGCTAAAGGTTCTATTGCACAAAGACTTGTTAAATGTAAAATAGGTTTTTGGATACAAAAATAGTTTTGAATGATTgcttcaaattatatataataattgatgaTTCTagcgtttttaaaaatattacttgaagtagcattttttaaaatacaagtttttagcttctaatttttttatattttattttacttttatcattgatatatttattcatttttattattatctttttaaaataaatcatgattttattatttttctattattttataattttcaactaCTTTAACATTTAGTTTTAttgaacatttttaatttaataagttagtttttccgttattaactaatttttcaacttcTAACTAACTTTTCATCTAATTTTATTGAACATAGCTTAtacttgttaaattaatttgatattgatttacttagatttgattttcagtTAAATTTGTACATCAtcaatttttgataaatttaagaatattataGTATATTTGATTgagtgaaaacaaaataaagaaaaaaaaaacatatattcgggtttttgtttctttctttctgttaGTTGAAGAATgagtggaagaaaaaaaagaaaaaaaatatttttataaacaaaaagttcatttttttcttcttttgtttctccttcaatttgaatttccaacttttctcttccttatatttaaatttttctatccAACCAAATATAGATAGCATTAGGgttgaatttaaatattaatctaataaaaatttaacacttTGTAAAAGACAAATATAACCTGAACTAATAAAAGACAAATAATTATCTATTTGCGAGAAACATGCTTATAGAATTGGTGCGGCATTTCCGAACAATTTCATGACAGGGAAGGCACACAAATATCAGAGTTTGGCAGATGTCTATTAATTAAGGTGAACACTTTGGAAGCTAAAGTTGGTCATCCATAATTTTCGGTTTCAAAATGCGcatttaattttgaaagtgaTGCGTGTAATACAATGGATATATAGAATTTCTAACTATGTGAAACAAGACTCTTATTTGGGACAAAAGATTATTACATCAAAGTTTGATAGATTTGACTATGGTTGCCATGGATGGGGATGCAATTAGATTGTCTTGTTTATTATGCTTGCGTGTTAGAATAAGACACGGCTAGAAGAACCTCCCCATGTAATACTCACGTTATAGTATAATCTTTTCAAAAGTAAAGGTATATTCATTGTTTTGAAtagatgaatttttaaaataaatttgagtattttttttttaaaaaagttcttAATTTTGAGTGAGAGATTTTCtgaactaaaataaaagagtTGAGAGACCAAGGAAATGGATGAGCATAAAAGCACAAAGACATACGTACGTTAGCTATCAACTGATTTCAAGCTTCAACCATATTAGTTTCATGATTTGaatgcaatacttctcaaataaaaaacaataaaaatgattaGGCTACGACGTGTTACCATCCTACGTAGCGTAATTAATACTGCTTACGTGACTAAGATAGTTCTTTGATTAATTTCTGTTGTCAAAGAAATGGAAGAAGGCTACGGGAAAGGGAAAGTATCCAAGTGGGCTCGCTGTTGTTAACCATTCAGATTATTACTGATATTATACTCGGTTTAATAAAAGCGCTCTATGAATGATTATAGTCAAGAAAGTGACTTCATTAttgttaaaaagtaattttttactgGTGCTTCTACTATAATTAATTTGCATTTGCCTACACATATACtatgtttcttttttccttttttgcaattataattaaattgacaGTGATGAACGGATCTTATATATgtgtaataatattatttgttttcagtcatttctttctttacccatcTATATGTGATACTCCCCTCTTCTTAGATAGCATATTGTCATCTAGTATAGGGGATTGCTTCCTTTCATGGACACCAACAAAGAGATAATATGAAGCTTCTCTTTTCTAGTTACTAGTTACATTGcgagaaatttaattgtttttatgtttatgttttgtttggtACCATAGCAATGTCAAATCTTTCCCCACTATGTTTTCAAACAAAGTTTTCAAAAAGAATAATGAATACTATAACCCAAGTGGaatatttatataatgaaaATGGGGAACAAATGAGATAAGAAGATCCACTAGGAGTCGACGTTCCtattgaatcaaatttaaaaaaacacacacacacaaaagcaTAGAAAACTTTCCTGCATTTGGCCTGTGTAAACAAAAGAGATAAGGTTCATGTATTGTGTATGTGGAAGcaaataattcctaattaagAACAATGTTCAAACATTACTTTCACGCGCCTTTGAACATTGTTATTTTTTCATGAGCTTTCAAACATTAATCCTATACGTGAGGTTAAGTGGGTTTTTATAGAAACATTTTAAggagatgaaaattaaaaaaaaaaataactttttcataagttaaaattaattcttcatTAGTTAATTTGTAAATGTTTCTCATTTGttagaaaaattatatgaaagagCTATAAATTAAGTAATGGTtagttaatgaaaaattaattttaaataatgcatgtttgatttttcttaactAAAGTCTAAAGTTTAAATCTTgtatataggaaaaaaattgtattaagaTTGCTACAGAATTATATTGTGAAATAAAAACACTTTCTATAAAGGGTATCTAACTATCTATGCATGTtctagaaattttttaaaaaatgcataatCATCTGTTGAGATATttgtatttcaatttttattttctaacgaATATGATAGAAAACTTGTTGAGtagctataaaataaaaatacttttaaattacaacatttaattaattttaaatttaaaaaagagttattttattaatagttttCCATTTTAAATTGCAAATGAGTATTAAAAGATTCATTAATATTTGTCTTAAGTTATGCTTGTTTGGGTGCGGGCAACAACGAGGACAAAGCTGAATTCAAACTTCTAATAATATTCATTCAATTATTCAAAGATTACATCTATACGGAAGAAATATGTCAGTGACACGGCAACAATGAGACCCACAAAgtcattattattgttattttgttacatacactggtattaatatattattattgaaagtCTAACCCTGCTTTGGCTAGGATCTTAGCAATTTGAGCAGCATTCTTGCCtttgattttgttgtgttaCTACACTGACTCTGCAGAAGCAACAGCAACCGAGTCAAAACTCCACTCTCAATGGCTTCCTCTCTTGCACGCTCAAATTCACCACAAACAGTTAAAAGCACTTCAACAGCACTCTCACTGCACTTTTGATCAGATACCCTGAAAACCATATTCACCAAAGTTTGAACACCATTAGGGTGATTCACCAATGCCTCTTTAGCACTTCTCAGCCCCATAAGTTTCTCTACTATTCTCATTGCCACTGGTGCCATGTTTCTTCTTTCTGATGATGTAATGTATCTCATAATTTCTTCTATTGCTCCTCCTCTCACCAAACTCTCTCTGTTGGACTGCAACGAACATAGTGCTGACATGGCTTTAATTGCATCCCCAGAAACCTCGTAATTTTGGTTAACAACTTGAACAATCTCGTGCACTAGTTCGTTAGTTTTTCCAAGAGTAGAACATAAATCTTCTGtctcagatgatgatgatgatgctgaCTCTATAACACGGCACAAGCTAGTCTTAACGGAGTTAGTACCCTTTTCAAATAGTAGCACAAACGTCGCTAATTTAGACCCATCTTTGATCATATTTAGAGGCTCCAAACTACCAAGTGGTAGCAATTTTTTAATGCAACAAAGTGCAAGCTCTATGAAGTTCATGTCATTTTCTGGTGACACTTGAGTTCCAAAAACTAGTTCCAAAAGCAGTGGTAGGAAATCCAATTGGAGGAAGCATGATTTGTTGAAGGAGCAATACTCAtcagataagacactgattttcctAAGTGCTTGGAGCTTGTTTTCTAAGCTGCTTTCATAGGATTCAAGGTTGAGTTTCAGAGAAGCTAAGGATTCAATAGTTGAAGCTTCAGGGTTAGCAGGGTCGAATTGGGGATCAAGTTGAAGCCACTGATCGATCAAGTGGCGGAGAGTGTGGTTGGGAACAATGGATGGATCATGAAGCTTTTGCATTGTGACAGGACATGTGAGGTTACCCTGAGCAAGCCATTTTTCTATGTTTGATCTGTCGTAGGTTTGGCCAGTGCATAAAGTTACAGGATCTTCAAACAAGTCTAAACTGATGGGGCATCTAAATAAATGGGGAATGGCGTTTTGAGATTCGTTCATAACTGAAGATTTCCCGAGAacaaaagaagcaaaaaataGTTGTTAGAACTTCAAAGTGACAAAGAAATCAAAGTGGGTTCTCAAATATGGTGAGGCTTTAATTTAGAATGGAAGACATGCATTTTTTAAAGAAGGTGGAAAGATGGTGTTAGAAAGTGGCATACTtttttgtttcctcttttaGCTTCTAAAAGCcttgagagagagaagaaggatGAGAAAGAGGCAGATGCAAGAAGCTTGGAAGTGGTGACTCAATTATAATTGAGATGGATGAGAACTGAGACATGACCAGTGGAAGTGGAAGTGCAAGTGATGGATAAAGAAAAACGGAAAAGTTAGAAAGTTGTGGACTCACTCACATTAATTCCATATTTGCAGTAGCATAAAagagtgtgtttttttttttcaatcataatATTTGGCTTTTCCGAAAGAttctaaagtatttttttataagttttgatTCTTTAAGTTAAGTTTGAGAGTaatctttaatttataatttaattacactTAAATTTTTGGTttctctaataatatattttacgataaacaaacttaaattttttttcacaaacatgTGTTGTTAATTGAAGACACTCTTATGCTTACAACCAAAGGAGTAGAGTAGTGGGAGGAAGGGAAATTTCTGTAGGTATGCAATTCTTGGCTATTGACAGGACAGTGTGGAGAAAGGGAAAgcacaaaattacaaatattttgatGACAAAAACAGAAAGGAACAGGCAGAGACACTGCGgccaaaaaatagataaatcttCTTCTAGTGAAAGAAATCAAGAAAGTGGAATGGCAACTAAT contains:
- the LOC100805322 gene encoding U-box domain-containing protein 25, whose amino-acid sequence is MNESQNAIPHLFRCPISLDLFEDPVTLCTGQTYDRSNIEKWLAQGNLTCPVTMQKLHDPSIVPNHTLRHLIDQWLQLDPQFDPANPEASTIESLASLKLNLESYESSLENKLQALRKISVLSDEYCSFNKSCFLQLDFLPLLLELVFGTQVSPENDMNFIELALCCIKKLLPLGSLEPLNMIKDGSKLATFVLLFEKGTNSVKTSLCRVIESASSSSSETEDLCSTLGKTNELVHEIVQVVNQNYEVSGDAIKAMSALCSLQSNRESLVRGGAIEEIMRYITSSERRNMAPVAMRIVEKLMGLRSAKEALVNHPNGVQTLVNMVFRVSDQKCSESAVEVLLTVCGEFERAREEAIESGVLTRLLLLLQSQCSNTTKSKARMLLKLLRS